One Paraburkholderia agricolaris DNA segment encodes these proteins:
- the betB gene encoding betaine-aldehyde dehydrogenase — MAVFATQRLYIGGGYVDATGGETFDTVDPATGETLATVQQASAADVDRAVQSARAGQREWAALTAMQRSRILRRAVELLRERNDELAMLETRDTGKAIAETLAVDIVTGADVIEYYAGLATAIEGQQIPLRPSSFVYTRREPLGVCAGIGAWNYPIQIACWKSAPALAAGNAMIFKPSEVTPLSALKLAEIYTEAGVPAGVFNVVQGDGRVGAMLAAHPDIEKISFTGGVETGKKVMSLAGASSLKEVTMELGGKSPLLVFDDANLERAADIAMSANFFSSGQVCTNGTRVFVQRSVLERFEALVLERVKRIRVGAPTDADTNFGPLVSAAQLQKVLGYIESGVQEGARLLAGGKRLTQGHFGNGQYVEPTVFTGCHDEMRIVREEIFGPVMSILVFDDEDEAISRANHTAYGLAAGVVTENLARAHRVIHRLEAGICWINTWGESPAEMPAGGYKQSGVGRENGITTLEHYTRTKSVQVELGPYQPVF, encoded by the coding sequence ATGGCGGTATTCGCAACGCAACGTCTTTACATAGGCGGCGGCTACGTCGACGCGACCGGTGGCGAAACTTTCGATACGGTCGACCCCGCCACCGGCGAAACGCTCGCGACCGTGCAACAGGCCTCGGCAGCCGACGTGGATCGCGCCGTGCAATCCGCGCGTGCCGGTCAACGCGAATGGGCCGCGCTCACGGCAATGCAGCGTTCGCGCATTCTGCGCCGCGCGGTCGAACTGCTGCGCGAGCGCAACGACGAACTCGCCATGCTCGAAACTCGCGACACCGGCAAGGCGATCGCGGAGACCCTGGCGGTCGATATCGTCACCGGCGCGGACGTGATCGAGTACTACGCGGGCCTGGCTACCGCGATCGAAGGCCAGCAGATTCCGTTGCGGCCGTCGTCGTTTGTTTATACGCGGCGTGAACCTTTGGGCGTATGCGCCGGCATCGGCGCATGGAATTACCCGATCCAGATCGCCTGCTGGAAATCGGCACCCGCGCTAGCGGCCGGCAACGCGATGATCTTCAAGCCGAGTGAGGTCACGCCGCTGTCCGCCTTGAAACTCGCCGAGATTTATACCGAGGCCGGCGTACCGGCCGGCGTCTTCAACGTCGTACAAGGCGACGGACGCGTGGGTGCGATGCTCGCCGCGCATCCCGACATCGAAAAGATCTCGTTCACCGGCGGCGTTGAAACCGGCAAGAAAGTGATGTCGCTGGCAGGCGCCTCGTCGCTCAAAGAGGTGACGATGGAACTGGGCGGCAAATCCCCCCTGCTGGTCTTCGACGACGCCAACCTCGAACGCGCCGCCGACATCGCAATGAGCGCCAACTTTTTCAGCTCCGGTCAGGTGTGTACCAACGGCACACGTGTCTTCGTGCAGCGCAGCGTGCTGGAACGGTTCGAAGCGCTGGTGCTGGAGCGCGTCAAGCGGATTCGCGTCGGCGCGCCCACTGACGCCGATACCAACTTCGGTCCGTTGGTCAGCGCCGCGCAATTGCAGAAAGTGCTGGGCTACATCGAAAGCGGCGTACAGGAAGGCGCGCGGCTGCTTGCCGGCGGCAAGCGGCTCACACAAGGCCATTTCGGCAACGGCCAGTATGTCGAGCCGACGGTGTTCACCGGCTGCCATGACGAGATGCGGATCGTGCGTGAAGAAATCTTCGGCCCCGTTATGAGCATTCTCGTTTTCGACGACGAAGACGAAGCGATCTCGCGAGCGAACCACACCGCTTACGGTCTTGCCGCGGGCGTCGTCACCGAGAACCTGGCGCGCGCGCATCGCGTGATTCATCGTCTCGAAGCGGGTATCTGCTGGATCAATACGTGGGGCGAGTCGCCGGCGGAAATGCCGGCGGGCGGCTACAAGCAGTCGGGCGTGGGCCGTGAGAACGGCATCACCACGCTCGAACACTACACGCGCACCAAGTCCGTGCAGGTCGAACTCGGCCCGTATCAACCGGTGTTCTAA
- the betA gene encoding choline dehydrogenase produces MASNEYDYIIVGAGSAGNVLASRLTEDADVTVLLLEAGGPDYRFDFRTQMPAALAYPLQGRRYNWAYETDPEPHMNNRRMECGRGKGLGGSSLINGMCYIRGNALDYDNWAARPGLENWTYLDCLPYFRKAETRDVGANAYHGGDGPVHVTTSKPGNNPLFAAMVEAGVQAGFPRTDDLNGYQQEGFGPMDRTVTANGRRASTARGYLDRAKTRPNLTIVTHAMTDRVLFSGKRAIGVAYLHHGNAVTAHARREVLVCSGAIASPQLLQRSGVGRSTWLRELDVPLVHDLPGVGENLQDHLEMYIQYECKEPVSLYPALQWWNQPAIGLEWMLNGTGIGASNQFEAGGFIRTRDDDLWPNIQYHFLPVAINYNGSNAIRMHGFQAHVGSMRSPSRGRVKLKSRDPAAHPSILFNYMADPLDWREFRDGIRITREIMRQPALDRYRGRELNPGAELTTDEQLDTFVRMRAETAFHPSCSCKMGYDDMAVVDSEGRVHGMQALRVVDASIMPQITTGNLNAPTIMLAEKIADRIRGRDALARVETPYFVARGVASRKREAAVV; encoded by the coding sequence ATGGCTTCGAACGAATACGACTACATCATCGTCGGCGCAGGGTCGGCGGGCAACGTGCTCGCCTCGCGGCTGACCGAAGACGCGGACGTGACCGTGCTGCTGCTCGAAGCAGGCGGCCCCGACTACCGTTTCGATTTTCGCACGCAGATGCCCGCGGCCCTCGCCTATCCGTTGCAGGGCCGGCGCTATAACTGGGCGTACGAAACCGATCCCGAGCCGCATATGAACAACCGGCGCATGGAGTGCGGGCGCGGCAAGGGGCTCGGCGGTTCGTCGCTGATCAACGGCATGTGCTATATCCGCGGCAATGCGCTCGATTACGACAACTGGGCAGCACGCCCCGGACTGGAAAACTGGACCTATCTGGATTGTCTGCCGTATTTCCGCAAAGCCGAGACGCGCGATGTCGGCGCAAACGCGTATCACGGCGGCGACGGCCCGGTCCATGTGACGACCAGCAAGCCGGGCAATAATCCCTTGTTCGCCGCGATGGTCGAAGCCGGCGTGCAGGCGGGTTTCCCGCGTACCGACGACCTCAACGGCTATCAGCAGGAGGGCTTCGGCCCGATGGATCGCACGGTTACGGCGAACGGCAGACGCGCCAGCACCGCGCGCGGCTATCTGGATCGCGCGAAGACCCGTCCGAATCTGACCATCGTGACGCATGCCATGACCGATCGCGTGCTGTTCTCGGGCAAGCGTGCGATTGGCGTAGCGTATCTGCATCATGGCAATGCCGTCACTGCGCACGCACGCCGCGAGGTGCTGGTATGCAGCGGCGCGATCGCTTCGCCGCAATTGCTGCAACGCTCAGGCGTTGGCCGCTCGACGTGGCTGCGCGAACTCGACGTGCCGCTGGTGCACGATCTGCCTGGCGTCGGCGAAAATCTGCAAGATCATCTGGAGATGTACATCCAGTACGAATGCAAGGAACCGGTCTCGCTATATCCCGCGTTGCAATGGTGGAATCAGCCCGCCATCGGTCTTGAATGGATGCTTAACGGCACGGGTATCGGCGCGAGCAATCAGTTCGAAGCAGGCGGCTTCATCCGTACCCGCGACGACGATTTGTGGCCGAACATCCAGTATCACTTCCTGCCTGTGGCGATCAACTACAACGGTTCGAACGCCATCAGGATGCACGGCTTCCAGGCGCATGTCGGTTCGATGCGCTCGCCAAGCCGTGGCCGCGTGAAGCTCAAATCGCGTGATCCTGCCGCGCATCCGAGTATTCTGTTCAATTACATGGCCGATCCGCTCGACTGGCGTGAATTCCGCGACGGCATCCGCATTACGCGCGAAATCATGCGGCAGCCGGCGCTCGATCGTTACCGCGGCCGCGAGCTGAATCCGGGCGCGGAGCTGACCACCGACGAGCAACTCGACACGTTTGTGCGGATGCGGGCGGAGACGGCATTTCATCCGTCGTGCTCGTGCAAGATGGGTTATGACGATATGGCCGTGGTGGATAGCGAGGGCCGCGTGCACGGCATGCAAGCGCTGCGCGTCGTCGACGCGTCGATCATGCCGCAGATCACAACCGGCAATCTGAACGCGCCGACGATCATGCTGGCGGAGAAGATCGCCGACCGGATTCGCGGACGGGATGCGCTAGCGCGGGTGGAGACGCCGTACTTCGTGGCTCGCGGCGTGGCGTCGAGAAAACGCGAAGCTGCGGTGGTTTAG
- a CDS encoding MFS transporter — MSTAFQPRASAAARLERLPFSGYHRTIFIIIAIAFFFDSVDLGTMTFVLGSIKSEFHLSSATTGLVASASFFGMVIGAAVAGLLADRFGRRPVFQWSMVLWGLASYLCSTAQSVEALIFYRVLLGFGMGMEFPIAQTLLSEFVPAISRGRLIALMDGFWPLGFITAGVVSYFVLPTFGWRTEFALLAIPAVFVLIVRRVVPESPRWLEHRGRLAEADKILAEVEVKVMKAAGLSQLRAPVMLQEPPAAKGTSAFREIWSAAYRRRTIMVWTLWFFALLGFYGLTSWLGALMQQAGFAVTKSVLYTVLISLGGIPGFICAAWLVERWGRKPTCIASLAGSAVMAYVYGQTALHAQTPTLLICAGLAMQFFMFAMWAVLYTYTPELYGTGARATGSGFASAIGRVGSLIGPYVVGVVLPMFGQGGVFSLGAMCFVIAAAAVWIMGIETRGLALETLVSEAEEADAQGMLSPARE, encoded by the coding sequence ATGTCTACCGCTTTTCAGCCTCGCGCGAGCGCAGCCGCCAGACTCGAGCGACTGCCGTTCTCCGGATATCACCGGACCATCTTCATCATCATCGCGATCGCATTCTTTTTCGACTCCGTCGATCTCGGCACGATGACCTTCGTGCTCGGCTCGATCAAAAGCGAATTCCATTTGTCGAGTGCGACGACAGGGCTGGTTGCGAGTGCGAGCTTCTTCGGCATGGTGATCGGCGCGGCCGTCGCCGGATTGCTGGCCGACCGCTTCGGCCGGCGTCCGGTGTTTCAGTGGAGCATGGTGCTGTGGGGGCTGGCGTCATATCTGTGCTCGACCGCGCAGAGTGTCGAGGCACTGATTTTCTATCGCGTGCTGCTGGGCTTTGGCATGGGCATGGAGTTTCCCATTGCGCAGACGCTGTTGTCCGAGTTTGTGCCGGCAATCTCGCGGGGCCGGCTGATCGCGCTGATGGATGGCTTCTGGCCGCTTGGTTTCATCACAGCGGGCGTGGTGTCGTATTTCGTGTTGCCGACGTTCGGTTGGCGTACCGAGTTCGCGTTGCTGGCGATTCCCGCCGTGTTCGTGCTGATCGTGCGCCGCGTCGTGCCGGAATCGCCGCGCTGGCTCGAACATCGCGGGCGCCTCGCCGAAGCGGACAAGATCCTCGCCGAGGTTGAAGTAAAGGTCATGAAAGCGGCCGGCCTGAGCCAGTTGCGCGCGCCGGTGATGTTGCAGGAACCGCCGGCCGCGAAGGGCACGAGCGCGTTCCGCGAGATCTGGAGCGCGGCCTACCGGCGCCGCACGATCATGGTGTGGACGCTATGGTTTTTCGCATTACTCGGATTTTATGGGCTCACGTCGTGGCTCGGCGCCTTGATGCAACAGGCAGGCTTTGCAGTGACGAAGTCGGTGCTGTATACGGTGCTGATTTCGCTCGGCGGGATTCCCGGCTTCATCTGCGCGGCGTGGCTGGTCGAACGCTGGGGAAGGAAGCCGACCTGTATCGCGTCGCTGGCCGGCAGCGCGGTGATGGCCTACGTCTATGGACAAACCGCGCTGCACGCGCAAACGCCGACCTTGCTGATCTGTGCCGGTCTTGCGATGCAGTTTTTTATGTTTGCGATGTGGGCAGTCCTTTACACCTATACGCCGGAGCTTTATGGCACGGGCGCGCGGGCGACAGGTTCAGGCTTTGCATCGGCGATTGGTCGCGTGGGGTCGCTGATCGGCCCTTATGTAGTCGGCGTGGTGCTGCCGATGTTCGGGCAAGGTGGCGTGTTCTCGCTTGGCGCGATGTGCTTCGTGATCGCCGCGGCGGCAGTGTGGATCATGGGCATCGAGACGCGTGGGCTGGCGCTGGAGACGCTGGTGTCCGAAGCCGAAGAGGCGGACGCGCAGGGGATGTTGAGTCCTGCGCGCGAGTGA
- a CDS encoding sarcosine oxidase subunit gamma, with protein MWNETRGTVSAVSRAVGEQTGVWQESPLVGVDALLKKHQATASAAFRLNERPFLELVSVRGDTRDAAFVSAVESVLGCRPPEKANTLARGNGYDMLWLGPDEWLVRSATAHDATRTAPLQAKLGSAFTGVFASAVDIGSGYTVLEISGTRTREVLARGCPLDLHPKLFDEGQCAQSHYFKASMTLLPTGADSFDIVVRRSFADYFVKMMLDAAEPLMS; from the coding sequence ATGTGGAATGAAACAAGAGGAACGGTGTCGGCGGTGAGCCGCGCTGTCGGCGAGCAAACGGGCGTGTGGCAGGAGTCGCCGCTGGTGGGTGTGGATGCGCTGCTGAAGAAGCATCAGGCAACGGCGTCGGCTGCGTTCCGCCTGAATGAGCGGCCATTCCTGGAACTGGTGAGTGTGCGTGGCGACACGCGCGACGCGGCGTTCGTGAGCGCGGTGGAAAGCGTGCTCGGCTGCCGGCCGCCCGAGAAGGCGAACACCCTGGCGCGCGGCAATGGCTACGACATGCTGTGGCTCGGTCCGGACGAATGGCTGGTGCGTTCGGCGACAGCGCACGACGCAACCCGCACCGCACCCTTGCAGGCTAAGCTCGGCTCGGCATTCACGGGCGTGTTCGCGTCGGCGGTGGATATCGGCAGCGGCTATACGGTGCTCGAAATCAGCGGCACGCGCACGCGTGAAGTGCTGGCACGCGGTTGTCCGCTCGATCTGCACCCGAAACTGTTCGATGAAGGGCAGTGCGCGCAGAGCCACTATTTCAAGGCCTCGATGACGCTGTTGCCCACCGGCGCCGACAGCTTCGATATCGTTGTGCGCCGCAGCTTCGCGGACTATTTCGTCAAGATGATGCTCGACGCGGCTGAGCCGCTCATGTCGTGA
- a CDS encoding sarcosine oxidase subunit alpha family protein produces the protein MSQQDRLPSGGRINRAIVLNFTFNGRKYQGYQGDTLASALLANGEHFVARSWKYHRPRGIVTAGVEEPNAIVQLETDAYTVPNARATEVELYQGLVATSVNAKPSIEKDRMAINQKFARFIPAGFYYKTFMWPRKFWPKYEEVIRDAAGLGKAPEQTDADRYDKCFAHCDVLVVGGGPTGLAAAHAAALSGARVTLIDDQPELGGSLLSCRAEIDGKPALQWVHKIEDELRQMPDVKILCRSTAFGYQDHNLITVTQRLTEHLPVSQRKGTRELMWKIRAKRVILATGAHERPIVFGNNDLPGVMLASAVSTYLHRYAVLPGRNAVVFTNNDDGYQCALDLKAAGAQVTVVDPRPGESKGSLPALARRYGVKVMNGVAVTAAHGKLRVASVEVASYSNGQVGAKQSDLPCDLLAMSGGWSPVLHLFAQSGGKAHWHDGKACFVPGKAMQAETSVGACAGDFTLGQGIRFAVDAGVEAARAAGHIVARPNPVQIAEITEAKMQPLWLVGGRELATRGPKQFVDFQNDVSAADIFLAAREGFESVEHVKRYTAMGFGTDQGKLGNINGMAILAQALGKTIPETGTTTFRPNYTPVTFGTFAGRELGEFLDPVRKTAVHEWHVENGAAFEDVGNWKRPWYFPKPGEDMHAAVARESLAVRTSVGILDASTLGKIDIQGPDSAKLLNWVYTNPWSKLEVGKCRYGLMLDENGMIFDDGVTVRLADQHYMMTTTTGGAARVLTWLERWLQTEWPDMRVRLASVTDHWATFAVVGPNSRKVLQKVCQDIDFANAAFPFMSYREGTVAGAASRVMRISFSGELAYEVNVPANVGRAVWEALMAAGAEFDITPYGTETMHVLRAEKGYIIVGQDTDGSMTPYDVGMGGLVAKSKDFLGKRSLTRTDTAKAGRKQLVGLLPDDPSFVIPEGSQIVAGPFQGDTAPMLGHVTSSYYSPILKRSIAMAVVKGGLDKIGETVTIPLASGKQIAARITSSVFYDSEGARQHVE, from the coding sequence ATGAGCCAGCAAGACCGACTCCCCAGCGGCGGGCGCATCAACCGCGCGATCGTACTGAACTTCACGTTCAACGGGCGCAAATACCAGGGCTATCAGGGCGACACGCTCGCCTCCGCGCTGCTCGCGAACGGTGAACACTTCGTGGCGCGCAGCTGGAAGTATCACCGGCCGCGCGGCATCGTGACGGCGGGTGTGGAAGAGCCGAATGCGATCGTGCAGCTCGAAACCGACGCGTATACGGTGCCGAACGCGCGTGCGACCGAAGTGGAGCTGTATCAGGGACTCGTCGCGACCAGCGTGAACGCGAAGCCGAGCATCGAGAAAGATCGCATGGCGATCAACCAGAAGTTCGCTCGCTTCATTCCGGCGGGCTTCTACTACAAGACCTTCATGTGGCCGCGCAAATTCTGGCCGAAGTACGAAGAAGTGATCCGCGATGCGGCCGGCCTCGGCAAGGCGCCCGAGCAAACCGATGCGGATCGTTACGACAAGTGCTTTGCGCATTGCGACGTGCTGGTGGTCGGCGGCGGCCCGACGGGTCTGGCGGCCGCGCATGCGGCGGCATTGTCCGGCGCACGCGTGACGCTGATCGACGATCAGCCGGAACTCGGCGGCTCGCTGCTGTCGTGCCGCGCGGAGATCGACGGCAAGCCGGCGCTGCAATGGGTTCACAAGATCGAGGACGAACTGCGGCAGATGCCCGACGTGAAAATCCTGTGCCGCAGCACGGCATTCGGTTATCAGGACCACAACCTCATCACCGTCACGCAGCGGCTCACGGAACATCTGCCGGTTTCGCAGAGAAAGGGCACGCGCGAACTGATGTGGAAGATCCGCGCGAAACGCGTGATTCTCGCAACCGGCGCGCATGAGCGGCCGATCGTGTTCGGCAACAACGATCTGCCGGGCGTGATGCTGGCTTCGGCGGTGTCGACCTACCTGCATCGCTATGCGGTACTGCCGGGCCGCAATGCCGTCGTGTTCACGAACAACGACGACGGTTATCAATGCGCGCTCGATCTGAAAGCGGCCGGCGCTCAGGTGACGGTCGTCGATCCGCGTCCGGGTGAATCGAAGGGTTCGTTGCCCGCGCTCGCGCGCCGCTATGGCGTCAAGGTGATGAACGGTGTGGCCGTGACCGCGGCGCACGGCAAGCTGCGGGTCGCCTCGGTCGAGGTGGCCTCGTATTCGAACGGACAGGTTGGCGCGAAGCAGAGCGATCTGCCTTGCGATCTGCTGGCGATGTCCGGTGGCTGGAGCCCGGTGCTGCACCTGTTCGCCCAGTCGGGCGGCAAGGCGCACTGGCATGACGGCAAGGCCTGCTTCGTGCCGGGCAAGGCGATGCAGGCGGAGACGAGCGTCGGTGCATGTGCCGGCGACTTCACACTGGGACAGGGCATCCGCTTTGCCGTCGACGCCGGTGTCGAGGCGGCGCGTGCGGCGGGCCATATCGTTGCGCGGCCGAATCCGGTGCAGATCGCCGAGATTACCGAAGCGAAGATGCAACCGCTGTGGCTCGTCGGCGGCCGCGAGCTCGCAACGCGCGGACCGAAGCAGTTCGTCGACTTTCAGAACGACGTCTCGGCAGCCGATATCTTTCTGGCTGCGCGTGAAGGCTTCGAATCGGTCGAACACGTGAAGCGCTACACGGCGATGGGCTTCGGTACCGATCAGGGCAAGCTCGGCAATATCAACGGCATGGCGATTCTCGCGCAGGCGCTCGGCAAGACGATTCCCGAAACCGGCACGACGACCTTCCGTCCGAATTACACGCCGGTGACGTTCGGCACATTCGCCGGCCGCGAACTGGGTGAGTTTCTCGATCCGGTACGCAAGACGGCAGTACACGAATGGCACGTGGAGAACGGTGCGGCGTTCGAGGACGTCGGCAACTGGAAGCGCCCGTGGTACTTCCCGAAACCGGGTGAGGACATGCATGCCGCCGTGGCGCGCGAATCGCTGGCGGTACGGACAAGCGTGGGGATTCTCGACGCCTCGACGCTCGGCAAGATCGACATTCAGGGGCCCGATTCGGCCAAGCTGTTGAATTGGGTCTATACGAATCCGTGGAGCAAGCTGGAAGTCGGCAAGTGCCGCTACGGTCTGATGCTCGACGAAAACGGCATGATCTTCGACGACGGCGTGACCGTGCGACTCGCCGACCAGCACTACATGATGACCACCACCACCGGCGGCGCGGCACGCGTGCTCACGTGGCTCGAACGCTGGCTGCAAACCGAGTGGCCGGACATGCGCGTGCGGCTTGCTTCCGTGACGGATCACTGGGCAACTTTTGCCGTGGTCGGTCCGAACAGCCGCAAGGTCTTGCAGAAGGTGTGCCAGGACATCGACTTCGCGAATGCGGCCTTTCCGTTCATGAGCTATCGCGAAGGTACCGTGGCGGGCGCGGCGTCGCGCGTCATGCGGATCAGTTTCTCCGGCGAGCTGGCTTATGAAGTGAACGTACCCGCGAATGTGGGCCGCGCGGTGTGGGAAGCGCTGATGGCTGCCGGCGCGGAGTTCGACATCACGCCGTATGGCACGGAAACCATGCACGTGCTGCGTGCGGAGAAGGGCTACATCATCGTGGGCCAGGACACGGACGGTTCGATGACGCCGTATGACGTGGGAATGGGTGGGCTGGTCGCGAAGTCGAAAGATTTTCTCGGCAAGCGTTCATTGACGCGAACGGACACCGCAAAGGCGGGGCGCAAGCAACTGGTCGGGCTGCTCCCGGACGATCCCTCGTTCGTGATTCCCGAGGGCTCGCAGATCGTCGCCGGTCCGTTCCAGGGCGATACCGCGCCGATGCTCGGCCACGTCACGTCGAGCTACTACAGCCCGATTCTGAAGCGCTCGATTGCCATGGCCGTGGTGAAGGGCGGTCTCGACAAGATTGGCGAAACGGTCACGATCCCGCTCGCCAGCGGCAAGCAGATTGCAGCCAGAATCACCAGCTCGGTGTTCTACGACAGCGAAGGAGCACGTCAACATGTGGAATGA
- a CDS encoding sarcosine oxidase subunit delta, whose product MLLIECPWCGPRAETEFSCGGEADIARPLDTEKLTDKEWGDYLFMRKNPRGVHHEQWMHAQGCRRWFKAQRDTVSYEIQGYETFERPLLTLDVNEANAQGKANEGKAP is encoded by the coding sequence ATGCTGCTGATCGAATGCCCATGGTGCGGGCCGCGCGCCGAAACCGAATTTTCTTGCGGCGGCGAAGCGGATATTGCCCGTCCGCTCGATACGGAAAAACTCACCGACAAGGAATGGGGCGACTACCTGTTCATGCGCAAGAATCCGCGCGGCGTGCATCACGAGCAATGGATGCACGCGCAAGGATGCCGCCGCTGGTTCAAGGCGCAGCGCGACACGGTGAGCTACGAGATTCAGGGCTACGAGACCTTCGAGCGTCCGCTGCTCACGCTGGACGTCAATGAGGCAAACGCACAAGGCAAGGCAAACGAGGGCAAGGCACCATGA
- a CDS encoding sarcosine oxidase subunit beta family protein produces MSRYSIFSLLRNGMSYHENWERQWKSPEPRREYDVVIVGGGGHGLATAYYLAKEHGVRNIAVLEKGWIGGGNTARNTTIVRSNYLWDESAALYEKAMKLWEGLSQDLNYNVMFSQRGVMNLAHTLQDVRDTERRVNANRLNGVDAEFLTPEQIKEIEPTINLNSRYPVLGASIQRRGGVARHDAVAWGFARGADQHGVDIVQNCQVTGIRRDGSQVVGVDTTKGFIKAKKVAVVAAGNTSTLADMAGIRLPLESHPLQALVSEPIKPVVNTVVMSNAVHAYISQSDKGDLVIGAGVDQYTGFGQRGSFQIIEGTLEAIVEMFPVFSRVRMNRQWGGIVDVSPDACPIISKTDVKGLYFNCGWGTGGFKATPGSGWAYAHTIAKDEPHPLNAPFSLDRFYTGHLIDEHGAAAVAH; encoded by the coding sequence ATGAGCCGCTATTCGATATTCAGCCTGTTGCGCAACGGGATGTCGTATCACGAGAACTGGGAGCGTCAGTGGAAGAGCCCGGAGCCCAGGCGCGAGTACGACGTCGTGATCGTCGGCGGCGGCGGGCATGGTCTCGCCACTGCCTATTACCTCGCGAAAGAGCACGGCGTGCGCAATATCGCCGTGCTGGAGAAAGGCTGGATCGGCGGCGGCAACACTGCGCGCAATACGACGATCGTGCGCTCGAATTATCTGTGGGACGAATCGGCCGCGCTCTACGAAAAGGCGATGAAGCTGTGGGAGGGTCTGTCGCAAGACCTCAACTACAACGTGATGTTCAGCCAGCGCGGTGTGATGAATCTTGCGCATACGCTGCAGGACGTGCGCGATACAGAACGGCGTGTGAATGCAAACCGGCTGAACGGTGTGGATGCCGAGTTCCTGACGCCGGAGCAGATCAAGGAAATCGAGCCGACCATCAATCTGAATAGCCGCTACCCGGTGCTCGGAGCGTCGATCCAGCGGCGCGGCGGTGTGGCTCGGCATGATGCGGTGGCCTGGGGTTTTGCACGCGGCGCGGATCAGCATGGTGTCGACATCGTGCAGAACTGCCAGGTCACGGGGATTCGCCGCGACGGCAGCCAGGTGGTCGGTGTGGATACCACCAAGGGCTTCATCAAGGCGAAGAAGGTCGCCGTGGTGGCGGCAGGCAATACGTCCACGCTCGCCGACATGGCCGGCATCCGCTTGCCGCTCGAGAGCCATCCGTTGCAGGCGCTGGTGTCGGAGCCGATCAAACCGGTCGTCAATACGGTGGTGATGTCGAACGCGGTGCATGCCTACATCAGTCAATCCGACAAGGGCGATCTGGTGATCGGTGCGGGCGTCGATCAATACACGGGCTTTGGTCAGCGCGGCAGTTTCCAGATTATCGAAGGCACGCTCGAAGCGATCGTCGAAATGTTCCCGGTGTTCTCGCGCGTGCGGATGAACCGCCAGTGGGGCGGCATCGTGGACGTGTCGCCGGATGCGTGCCCGATCATCAGCAAGACCGACGTCAAGGGGCTTTATTTCAATTGCGGCTGGGGTACGGGCGGCTTCAAGGCGACGCCCGGCTCGGGTTGGGCCTATGCGCACACGATCGCGAAAGATGAACCGCATCCGCTGAATGCGCCGTTCTCGCTGGACCGGTTCTACACCGGCCACCTGATCGACGAACACGGCGCTGCCGCTGTTGCCCACTAA